AGCATTGGAGGGGGAGGCAATTGTTGCTCAATGCCGAATTGCCGATATTGATATTTATTCAATTTTTCTTATGGAAATGAGGAGGATAGACAATGAAATTCAGAATGTAATTCTGAAAATCAAAGATATAAGCTCACAGTATCATGATCAATTAGTGGCGCAGTCTCATAGAAAGCTATTAGATCAACTATCAAAAGGAGAGGATCTACCTCTTACTTTAAAAGCTATAGTTAATGAAACAGAAAAGCATGGGGCAGATATTTTTGTTAGTATTTTGCTATTCGACGAAGATAGACAAAGTCTGCATCTCGGCGCTGCACCTAGTCTCCCGGATTTTTATAATTCAGCGATTGAAGGGCTGATAGTTGGTGAGGGCATAGGTTCGTGTGGTACAGCAGCCTTTACGGGAAAAAGAGTTGTGGTAGAAGATGTAATGATACATCCTTTTTGGAAGGATTTTCGTGCTTTAGCTCAAAGGGCTGATTTAAGATCATGCTGGTCTGAGCCGATTTTGAGTCGATCTGGAAAGATCTTGGGTACTTTTGCTGTTTATCGTCGGGTCCCATATTTACCAACAAATACACATATAGATATTATTGAAAGAGCTGCTAAATTGGCAGCTATTGCTATAGAAAGCAGCGTTTTGAATGAAGAATTAAAATTGGCTGACTTGGTTTATCGTAACTGCCAAGAGTCAATCGTGGTTACTGATAGGGATGGCTTTATATTGAACGTGAATCCCGCATTCTGTTTTATTACAAAATTTTCAAGAAAGCAGTCTATCGGAAGTCATTTTTTTAGTCTGCTATCAATATCTAAAACCGATGTGCTTTATTTTGACACTCTAGGATGTGAGTCTGAGTCCGATTATAAATACACACAAATGGAGTGTGTGGTAAGAGCAAGAGATGGGCAAACATTTCCTGCCGAGGTGAAGATTTCATCAGTGCTTGATGACAATGAGGTTCCATGGCGTCACATATATATATTTTCAGATCAGTCATATAAAAAAGCAGCCGAAGAACTTATTTGGAAGCAGGCGCATCTTGATTCGCTAACCGGCTTGTTAAATAGATATGGCTTTATGAGTAGATTGAACTCTAAGCTGGAGAAAATTCCTGGCGACAATGGCGAGATAGCCTTGCTTTTTATCGATTTGGATGGATTTAAAGAAGTTAACGATAGTTTCGGTCATGCTGCTGGAGATACCTTATTGAAGGTGGTGGGTGAGAGAATTTCAGGCTGTGTGAGATCTAACGATTTAGTATCACGACTTGGTGGGGATGAATTCACCGTTCTATTGAGTTTTGATTTTCCAAATAATTGCCATCGTACAATTGAACGAATCGGAAATGAAATCCTCAATGAAATTCGATTACCTGTTTTACTGGATTTTGTGACGGTCAAAATATCTGCCAGTATTGGTGTTTCCAGATTCCCAAGCGATGCCTTGAATGGAGATGACTTGCTTAGAATAGCAGATATGGCAATGTATCTTGCCAAGAAGAATGGAAAAAACTCCCTGTTTTTTTATAAATCCACCTCCTGATTAAGTCGTGATGGTTATGGCTAACAATTATGGGGACTTCCAGAAACCAGCTTCTAGCAGGCCGTTGAAATATAGGCGTCTCTAGAATCGATAAGCGACGATGCTGATAAATACTCAAGCTTGGAGCGACGTACCCCCGTTTTCAGTAGCAGCGGGGTTTAGAGTCCGAGACTAATTTACCTGATTTCTCTACAAGAGATTTGGCATAAGCCGCTGGTGTCAAACCGCCAAGACCTTTCTTGGGTCTTTCGTTGTTGTATTCCCTCCACCTGGCTTCGATGACGACCTGTGCATGGCGCAGGCTGGTAAACCAGTGTTCGTTCAGGCACTCATCCCGGAAGCGCCCGTTAAACGATTCGATATAGGCGTTCTGATTGGGCTTGCCGGGCTCGATGAGGAAGAGCTGAATACCACGAGCATGCGTCCAAGTGAGCATGGCGCGACTGCAACTCCTTGCAGTTATCTGTCCTGATCCGCGTGTTGTCGCCAACTGGTCGAGGACACGCGTCAGATGCATGCCACTCATCGCGCGCTCCGGCACGATCGCGACTGCCTCGTGCGTTGCGTCATCGACGACGGTCAGACTCTTGATGACGCGGCCTTCCGCCGTCCGGTCGAATACAAAGTCCATCGACCTGACTTGGTTGGCGGCCAAGGGGCGGGCCAGTGGGTGACGGTCTGCCACCGGTACCTTCTTGCGCTTGCGCCGGCGAATTTGCAGACCCGCCTCGGCATAGAGTCGATCCACCCGCTTATGATTGACCTGCATGCCTTCCTGCCGCAGCTATCAAATAGATCATGCTGGCCCCGTAGCATCGGTAACGTTTGATCTTCGCTTTCAAGGCGGCATTACGGTCGGTGGCGGGCTGATAACGGAATGAACCGGGGCTCATGCCGGTTAGACGCAGTGATCGACGCTCACTGAGCCCCTTGCCCACGAGATGGCGCACCAGCTCCCGCCGTGACGGTGCGCTCACCACTTTTTTCTCAGGGCCTCTTTGGCAATCTCGTTCTCGAGCATGGTTTTGGCCAGGGGTTTCTTCAGGCGCACATTTTCGGTCTCCAGTTCCTTGAGGCGCTTGGCCTCGGAGACATTCATGCTGCCGAATTTGTTGCGCCATGGGTAATGGCTGCCTTCCGGGAAGGTGTGCCTGCGGCACAGCTCTGCAATGGGCATGCCGGCTTCTGCTTCACGCAGGAAGCCGGTGATCTGTTCTTCGGTGAATCGTTTCTTCATGTCCAATCTCCATGTCATGGTGGATTGGACTCTAAGGTCACGTGCTACTCAATGCCGGGGGGACGTAGGTGATGTCGGTTACCCACGCCCGATTGGGCGTAACCGGATCAAATTGCCGATCCAGCACGTTGGGGGCGACTGGCAGACCGTGTCGGCGGTCGGGCGTATGCACGAACTTGCGTCGCCAAACAGTACGCAGCCGGTGCTCACGCATCAGCCGACGAACCCGATGACGGCCAATCTGCAAGCCTTTGGCGCGCAACGCCTTC
This genomic stretch from Laribacter hongkongensis DSM 14985 harbors:
- a CDS encoding diguanylate cyclase domain-containing protein, encoding MLNGDFQLIANPLACLDFLFNKSHDLIIVVDANKKVVAFNKASEQFITAIEKNGFFDDFAINILDDECAPSELKFSCLFDRALEGEAIVAQCRIADIDIYSIFLMEMRRIDNEIQNVILKIKDISSQYHDQLVAQSHRKLLDQLSKGEDLPLTLKAIVNETEKHGADIFVSILLFDEDRQSLHLGAAPSLPDFYNSAIEGLIVGEGIGSCGTAAFTGKRVVVEDVMIHPFWKDFRALAQRADLRSCWSEPILSRSGKILGTFAVYRRVPYLPTNTHIDIIERAAKLAAIAIESSVLNEELKLADLVYRNCQESIVVTDRDGFILNVNPAFCFITKFSRKQSIGSHFFSLLSISKTDVLYFDTLGCESESDYKYTQMECVVRARDGQTFPAEVKISSVLDDNEVPWRHIYIFSDQSYKKAAEELIWKQAHLDSLTGLLNRYGFMSRLNSKLEKIPGDNGEIALLFIDLDGFKEVNDSFGHAAGDTLLKVVGERISGCVRSNDLVSRLGGDEFTVLLSFDFPNNCHRTIERIGNEILNEIRLPVLLDFVTVKISASIGVSRFPSDALNGDDLLRIADMAMYLAKKNGKNSLFFYKSTS
- a CDS encoding IS3 family transposase; translated protein: SRSGYYAARQRALAEPRPCPVSVKLQTAFTRSGHSYGSRRLLKALRAKGLQIGRHRVRRLMREHRLRTVWRRKFVHTPDRRHGLPVAPNVLDRQFDPVTPNRAWVTDITYVPPALSST